A stretch of DNA from Acidobacteriota bacterium:
GAGGTGGGCGTCGTGGCGACAGGCAGCGGTTTTGAAGGCTGGCTGGCGCGGCGCGCGACCCGGGTGCCGCCGATTGCGTTGACCGCCAGCAAGCAGTTGATCGCGCAACACGCCTTCGTCAATGCGCAGAAGCGCGCGCGCGAACAGGCGTTGGAACAGGCGTTGGATTTGTTGGCGGCGCGTGGCGTGCGCGTGATCGTGGCTAGCGAAGCGTTCAGCGTAGACCGCGCTGCGGGCGAGACGCTGATTGCCGAAAAAGCGCGGGCGAAAAACCTGCTCGCCACCAGCGGTCACGAAGTCAGCAGCCTATACGGCTTGCGCGTGCGCACCCGCACCGCCGTCATCAACGCGGCCATCTTGCCGAAGATGATCGAGACGGCGGAAATGACCGAACGCTGCGTGAAAGACACCGGCATCGGCGCGCCGTTGATGATTATGCGTTCGGATGGCGGCGTGATGAGCGTCGGCGAAGTCCACAACCGCCCGCTCCTGACCATGCTCTCCGGCCCGGCGGCGGGCATCGCGGGCGCGTTGATGCACGAACGCGTGTCGGACGGCATCTTTATCGAAGTGGGCGGCACCAGCGCCGACATATCGGTCATCCGCGATGGCAATCCGGCCACGCGGTCCGCGCGTTTGAACGGGCATCGGATGTACCTGAACACGCTGGATGTGCGCACGCTGGGCGTGGGTGGCGGCAGCATGATTCGGGTTGACGCAGAGATTGAGCCAGCCGTGAATCACATATTTGAAATTACAGATGTCGGCCCACGCAGTGCGCACATCGCGGGGCTGGCTTATGCCTGCTTTACTCCGCCAGCAGAACTTGCCGGTGGGGAAGTCGAAATTATTCAGCCGACGCCGGGCGATGAAAGGGATTACGCGGTAGTGCGCACGATAGGTGGAAAGCGCGTGGCGATCACTACGACCTGCGCGGCAAATTTGTTGGGTTACATTACGCCGGGACATTTCGCGTTTGGAAATAAACATTCGGCGGAAATCGCTTTTACTTTATTGAGCGAGAGTTTGGGGCGTGCGGGGAAAGGTTCGTTTGCAACGGCGGCGAATGTGCTTGAGCTGGCTGGCGGCAAAATCGTGGCGACGATCAACGAACTGATTGCCGAATACCAACTCGCGCGCGATCAAGTCGTGCTGGTCGGTGGCGGCGGCGGTGCCGCTTCATTGGTGCCATTCACCGCGCAGTTGCTGAAACTGGAACATCGCATCGCCCGCAATGCCGAAGTTATTTCGCCCATCGGTGTCGCGCTGGCGATGGTGCGCGACACCATCGAACGCAACATCGTTGATCCCACGCCCGAAGATATTCTGAAAGTGCGTCGCGCAGCCGCCGATGCCGCGATTGCGGCGGGCGCCGTGGCTGAGAGCGTCGAGGTACAGGTCGAAGTGGATAAGCGCCGCAATCTGGTACGTGCGACGGCGTTGGGCACCACCGAAATGAAACGACGTGAGGGCGAAGCAGTGACGCTGACCGTCGCGGATTGCCAAACTGCGGCGGCACGTTCGATGCGGCTGGACGCGGGCGCAATGCGGCTCGCGGCGGAAACTGTCGGTCATTTGGTTTTCACGGGCGAACAAGTAGAGCGCTCCTGCTTTGGTCTTTTTAACGCGCGGCGGCAAATGTTGCGTGTCGTAGATCGCACGGGCGTGATACGCTTACAGCGCAGCACGGCGCGTGTAAGCAATACGACGCTCGCCGCACTCCCAGATGAATTAGCACGCGCGGTCGAGGCGCTGACCGATTATGGAGACGCCGGACGCACGATCCCCGACATCTTCATTTTGTACAGCGCACGCTTGGTGAATTTTTCCGGCTTGGCCGAATTGGAACAAGTACAGGCGTTGACCGAAGTCGAATTGCGGTCGCTCGATCCGGCCACCAAGTTGGTGATCGTGGCATGCCCGAAGCAGGTATAAAGCAATGCAAAGCACGAACGTGAAAATGATTGGCGCAGCCTTTGGAGTGCGCGCGGCACAGGCCGCCGCTTTGGTATTCCCTTCATTCGTCACGCGCCCAAGGGTTACCAAAGCGGCGGCCTGTGCCGCGCGCACTCCAAAGACGCGGCCCCTTACATTCAAAGCTGTAGGTGGCTGGTTTTTGCTTGCGCTGCTTTTGTGCAGTTCGCTGGGCAATGCCCAGGAACGCAAACCGCAGGAGCGCTCTGCGCCAGAGAACAAAGATGAGCAGGCGCAGTTGGCGCACGCGCAAACGTTGCTCAAACAAGCGCGCGAGGCTGTCGGCAATGATGATGCCTGGAGCAAGCTGCAAAACCTGACCGTGCGACTCAAACTGGAACGCCCCATCAAATACGTCAGTGTGCAAGGCCCCGACAAAGTCGAAGAAAAAGAGCGCACGCTCAACGGCAAGATCGAATTGGATTTCGCCGCGCCCGACCGTTACCGGCGCCGGTTCACGACCCAGACGCTGAGCAATTACAACTATTCTTTTTCCGAAATCGTCAATGGCGACAAGGCCTGGCGCGACCCGCCCTTGCAAGTGCGCTCTTCGCAGGGCGACAACCGCGTGGTGGATGTCGGGGACGTTGATCGCACGCTGAACGCGCAGACGCAAAGCGCGTTACAGCAATTGAGCCTTTTCACGCTGATGT
This window harbors:
- a CDS encoding hydantoinase/oxoprolinase, with translation MKVRIGIDVGGTFTDVVVLDNETHELVGQLKLPTSHTAREGVALGIVSALEEAMRKFALQPDDVSFIAHSTTQATNALLEGDVAEVGVVATGSGFEGWLARRATRVPPIALTASKQLIAQHAFVNAQKRAREQALEQALDLLAARGVRVIVASEAFSVDRAAGETLIAEKARAKNLLATSGHEVSSLYGLRVRTRTAVINAAILPKMIETAEMTERCVKDTGIGAPLMIMRSDGGVMSVGEVHNRPLLTMLSGPAAGIAGALMHERVSDGIFIEVGGTSADISVIRDGNPATRSARLNGHRMYLNTLDVRTLGVGGGSMIRVDAEIEPAVNHIFEITDVGPRSAHIAGLAYACFTPPAELAGGEVEIIQPTPGDERDYAVVRTIGGKRVAITTTCAANLLGYITPGHFAFGNKHSAEIAFTLLSESLGRAGKGSFATAANVLELAGGKIVATINELIAEYQLARDQVVLVGGGGGAASLVPFTAQLLKLEHRIARNAEVISPIGVALAMVRDTIERNIVDPTPEDILKVRRAAADAAIAAGAVAESVEVQVEVDKRRNLVRATALGTTEMKRREGEAVTLTVADCQTAAARSMRLDAGAMRLAAETVGHLVFTGEQVERSCFGLFNARRQMLRVVDRTGVIRLQRSTARVSNTTLAALPDELARAVEALTDYGDAGRTIPDIFILYSARLVNFSGLAELEQVQALTEVELRSLDPATKLVIVACPKQV